TGACTTGCCGTACGCCTCGAGTTGCTCCAGTTCGGCGGTCAGCTGCGCGGATTCGGCGCTCAGCGCCTGGCGCCGCTGCGACAGAGAAGCGCTGGGGCCGTCCGCCGACGAGGCATAGACCTTGTTGCGCGACGCTTCGCTTTCGCCGACGGCGCTGTCCAGTTCGGCTTTCACCGCGGCCTTGGCGTTGGTAAGCATCGACAACTGGTAGCGCGATGCATTGGTGTAGGCCTCGCTCACCGCGCCTGCCCACTGCATGTTCTGGTTGCGGTTGACGACCTCCTGCTGCTGGTCCTCCTGCGCGGTGGCCGACGCCAGCCGCGCCTGCAGCGCACGCACGCGCGTCGCATGCTCGCGCTGCGCGGCGCTGTTGTAGCGCTGCAGGTCCTGCTCGGTGGCGCCCATCAGCCGGCGGTTCGATTCCAGCCGCGCCCGCGCGGAATCGTAGCGCTGCTGCGTATCGAGCTTCTTGCCGGTCAGCTCGACCAGCAGCGAGCGGTCGATGTTCGGGTTCTGCACCACCATCAGCGGCTGGTTGGCGGTGAAGCTCTGGCCCGCTGCCACCTTCTGCTGCATGACGATGCCTTCGACCGGCGAGGTCACCAGGCTGACGGGACTATTGATCACGGCACGCTCCGACGAACGCGTAAACACATTCGGAAACATAATCGTCAGCACCGCCCACACAATGAACAGCACCACGCCATAGCCGGCCATGCGCGGCACGATATGCCACAGCGGTATGGCGACCGGCTGCTGGCGCTGGACCACCCCGTCACCGTGCGGCTGGCGCTGCGATGCGGGGGCCAGCGTGTTACGCGGCGGGTGTGTGGAAGGCGGAGGTGGGTTGTTGCGCTGGTCGGCCATGGTCGTTGTTCTCCGGCAAGCAAGTCAAAAGCGTCCCTTCCGGCTGCACGCAACGCATGCCGGACGAGCAAATTCGCAGGCAAGCGCGTGGCGTCGCGCAAGAGCTGTCGCGCGATGCCCGGGCCTGCTAGTCCCCAATTCAGCTTGTTGTCTGCAGCACGCGCGCTGAGGCAGTCAGCCGCTGCGGCGCACTTTGCATCGGACCTCGGTCCGGTCCGTGGATTTGCCCGGTCTGTTTCGGGCAGCGTTGAACAATGGCCGATCGCTGCTGCGAGCAGCAAGGCGATGGCCACGAGGTGGCAGCCTGTTGACGCTAAGATTCATGCACTCAGGCCGCCGCGCGTGAGTTAAGGCTAGTCAGTTGCCCCTTGGCTTGCTGTAAGAATGTGTAAGGGGAGGTCCTAGTCCTGCTTAATACGGCCTTCATAATGGCAGTTGCGACAGCAAGACGCGACGGGCGCGCGCAGGGGCCGGGAACGTTGTCTGGCGCGGGCTGCAGACTTTCGGACAGGCGCTGACTAAGCACTGGCTTACCGTTGCGGGTGATCATCCGCAGCAAGCGGCGGCGCGACTTGTTCCAGCGGACGCCGTTCGGCATCGATGCCATAACGCAACGCCAACAGGCCAGCGATGGTGACGAGTGCCGCACCGAGGCCATAGCCCGCTGCCACCGCCTCGCGGCTGCCGCTCTCGATCAACGCACCCAGCAACAATGGCGCGATAAAGCCACCGGTGCCCGTGCCGAGGGCGTAGAACACCGAGATCGCGAGGGCACGCATTTCCAGCGGGAACACTTCGCTGGCGGTGAGATAGGCGGAACTCGCTGCCGCCGAAGCCAGGAAGAACACGGCCGACCAGCACAACGCCTGCGCGCGCGCATCGAGCCAGCCTTCGACAAAGGCCCAGCCGGTCAGCGCCAGCCCGATGCCGGCAAGCACATAGGTCGCGGCAATCATGCGCCGGCGTCCGATATGGTCGAACAGGGGGCCCAGCAGGAAGGGCCCGGCGGCATTGCCCAGCGCGAACGGGAAGATGTAGAGC
This genomic window from Cupriavidus oxalaticus contains:
- a CDS encoding HlyD family secretion protein codes for the protein MADQRNNPPPPSTHPPRNTLAPASQRQPHGDGVVQRQQPVAIPLWHIVPRMAGYGVVLFIVWAVLTIMFPNVFTRSSERAVINSPVSLVTSPVEGIVMQQKVAAGQSFTANQPLMVVQNPNIDRSLLVELTGKKLDTQQRYDSARARLESNRRLMGATEQDLQRYNSAAQREHATRVRALQARLASATAQEDQQQEVVNRNQNMQWAGAVSEAYTNASRYQLSMLTNAKAAVKAELDSAVGESEASRNKVYASSADGPSASLSQRRQALSAESAQLTAELEQLEAYGKSVDELLATEQQRIDRLSNLEIRSTEAGTIEDLIAQPGMRVAAGATLARASNCAQTRVVAVFPRSLSDNLLPGARLNVHVDGLPAALPASVAEVLPRAPDGDQARYFVPFPPIEKNEIYVIAKLDRPLGKLPDKPNAAASATTASAGGTAPATSGHCGMGRWARVTLDQSWLGQLRASLT